In Pseudonocardia sp. C8, one genomic interval encodes:
- a CDS encoding FAD binding domain-containing protein, which translates to MKPAPFTYHRAASVRGAVDLLTELAGEEPKLLAGGQSLVAMMNFRMARPGHLVDLTHVPGLAGIRREGDTLRIGALTTHRAVEKADLGPGFRILSDTMRWVGHLPIRTRGTVGGSIAHADATAEWCLLAVLLDAVIVAEGPAGRREIAAGEFFLGPFTTALEPDEVIVEIVFARPAPRAAFTEYADRRGDFAVVAAGVDPDTDSVVLGGVGPVPVLVRPAGTADEIAAGLDLRDEPGVPAAYRRGLVRTLVARARAAAASSEEERHG; encoded by the coding sequence GTGAAACCGGCCCCGTTCACCTACCACCGGGCGGCCTCGGTGCGCGGCGCGGTCGACCTGCTGACCGAGCTGGCCGGCGAGGAGCCCAAGCTCCTCGCCGGCGGGCAGAGCCTGGTCGCGATGATGAACTTCCGGATGGCCCGGCCGGGGCACCTGGTCGACCTCACCCACGTGCCGGGCCTGGCCGGGATCCGCCGTGAGGGCGACACGCTCCGGATCGGGGCGCTCACCACGCACCGCGCGGTGGAGAAGGCCGACCTCGGGCCGGGCTTCCGGATCCTGTCGGACACCATGCGCTGGGTCGGGCACCTGCCGATCCGCACCCGCGGCACCGTCGGCGGCAGCATCGCGCACGCCGACGCCACCGCCGAGTGGTGCCTGCTGGCGGTGCTGCTGGACGCGGTGATCGTCGCCGAGGGCCCGGCCGGACGGCGGGAGATCGCGGCCGGGGAGTTCTTCCTCGGCCCGTTCACCACGGCACTGGAGCCGGACGAGGTGATCGTCGAGATCGTGTTCGCCCGGCCGGCGCCGCGCGCCGCGTTCACCGAGTACGCCGACCGGCGCGGCGACTTCGCGGTCGTCGCCGCCGGGGTCGACCCGGACACCGACTCGGTGGTCCTGGGCGGGGTCGGGCCGGTGCCGGTGCTGGTCCGCCCGGCCGGCACCGCCGACGAGATCGCGGCCGGCCTCGACCTGCGCGACGAGCCGGGCGTCCCGGCGGCCTACCGCCGCGGGCTGGTCCGCACCCTGGTCGCCCGGGCCCGCGCGGCGGCCGCGTCGAGCGAGGAGGAGCGCCATGGGTGA
- a CDS encoding MFS transporter, which yields MRTGDQVVQDLPWRWNVQGKIFIIGGLGYMFDAWDVALNGFLTPLLGTEFALSTGERGLVATANLVGMAVGAVAWGTIADRMGRKRAFSITLMIFALFSVLGALSPSWEVFLVLRFLAGVGLGGCIPVDYAIVSEFSPRKQRGKVLAAMDGWWPIGTTLAGLSATLLVPVAGNWRWMLALMVLPALLLFWIRRGVPESPLYLARTGREEEARAVIDDMMRRTGATPEPYEIPALPPEPARSRRRGLAALAEQLKLVWAFSPTVTGVAWSLFITVMVVYYAALSWMPSILRAQGMGEVAAFGSTTVMNAVGILGVLTSVLLVDTLGRKWVIGIAAPAAALSLIVFSLVMETPAAAIALIAVFGFFALVVIPVMYAYVSELYPTELRASGFGWASSSSRAVTGFVPLIFGSLLWPVLGLPLTFTVMGLLVVAAVAFMAFGAPETRGRELDRITGTEEHLDPEVVERA from the coding sequence ATGCGTACCGGCGACCAGGTCGTCCAGGACCTGCCCTGGCGGTGGAACGTCCAGGGGAAGATCTTCATCATCGGCGGCCTCGGCTACATGTTCGACGCCTGGGACGTGGCCCTCAACGGCTTCCTCACCCCGCTGCTCGGCACCGAGTTCGCCCTGTCCACCGGCGAGCGCGGCCTGGTCGCCACGGCCAACCTGGTCGGCATGGCGGTCGGCGCGGTCGCCTGGGGCACCATCGCGGACCGGATGGGCCGCAAGCGCGCCTTCAGCATCACGCTGATGATCTTCGCCTTGTTCTCCGTGCTCGGCGCGCTCTCGCCGAGCTGGGAGGTCTTCCTGGTGCTGCGCTTCCTGGCCGGCGTCGGCCTGGGCGGCTGCATCCCGGTGGACTACGCGATCGTCAGCGAGTTCTCGCCGCGCAAGCAGCGCGGCAAGGTGCTCGCCGCGATGGACGGCTGGTGGCCGATCGGCACCACCCTGGCCGGGCTCTCGGCGACCCTGCTGGTCCCGGTGGCCGGAAACTGGCGCTGGATGCTGGCCCTCATGGTGCTGCCCGCGCTGCTGCTGTTCTGGATCCGCCGTGGCGTGCCGGAGTCCCCGCTCTACCTGGCCCGGACCGGCCGCGAGGAGGAGGCCCGCGCCGTCATCGACGACATGATGCGGCGCACCGGTGCCACCCCGGAGCCCTACGAGATCCCCGCCCTTCCCCCGGAGCCCGCCCGTTCCCGCCGCCGCGGCCTGGCCGCGCTGGCCGAGCAGCTGAAGCTGGTCTGGGCGTTCTCCCCCACCGTCACCGGCGTGGCCTGGTCGCTGTTCATCACCGTCATGGTCGTCTACTACGCCGCGCTGTCCTGGATGCCGTCGATCCTGCGCGCGCAGGGCATGGGCGAGGTCGCCGCGTTCGGCTCCACCACCGTGATGAACGCGGTCGGCATCCTCGGCGTGCTCACCTCCGTGCTGCTGGTGGACACCCTCGGCCGCAAGTGGGTGATCGGCATCGCCGCCCCGGCGGCCGCGCTCTCGCTGATCGTGTTCTCGCTGGTCATGGAGACGCCGGCGGCGGCCATCGCGCTGATCGCGGTGTTCGGGTTCTTCGCCCTGGTCGTCATCCCGGTCATGTACGCCTACGTCTCCGAGCTGTACCCCACCGAGCTGCGGGCCTCCGGGTTCGGCTGGGCGTCGTCGTCGAGCCGGGCCGTCACCGGGTTCGTCCCGCTGATCTTCGGCAGCCTGCTGTGGCCGGTGCTGGGCCTGCCGCTGACCTTCACGGTGATGGGCCTGCTGGTCGTCGCGGCCGTCGCGTTCATGGCGTTCGGCGCGCCGGAGACCCGCGGCCGGGAGCTGGACCGGATCACCGGCACCGAGGAGCACCTCGACCCCGAGGTGGTGGAGCGGGCGTGA
- a CDS encoding FAD-dependent monooxygenase: protein MAPSQSLEITVVGGGLGGLTAALALRQQGFRVTVLEAAPQLGEVGAGIQTAPNASRVLIGLGLRPQLERIHTAPQDQVRRRWADGSVIAQLPLGQRVVDVYGAPYWHYHRADLHRVLHDACLDPDGPGPVVDVHTDAKVVELDRTDPDRPVAVTARGGRFGGDLLVGADGIRSAVRDLAGFDDTLAFSGEMAYRALIPGDLIAADPATRFLLDRYHSTIWYGPDKHLVHYMIRQGECLNVVAIVPCTEQVRRDWSGPATADDMVADFADWDDRVPAMLSKAKDDVSAWALYRRRRDPVWVDGRVALLGDACHAMLPYQAQGASQAMEDAAVLAEELAAAGRAGIDGALSRYVHRRAKHAGMVQDASLRNMDFYHLPDGPEQRARDEKLRRFDGESDVSYDWLWRGSPLHDPDNEAITYQFAR from the coding sequence GTGGCACCCAGCCAGTCCCTGGAGATCACGGTCGTCGGAGGTGGCCTCGGCGGGCTCACCGCCGCGCTCGCCCTGCGCCAGCAGGGCTTCCGGGTCACCGTGCTGGAGGCCGCGCCGCAGCTCGGCGAGGTCGGCGCCGGCATCCAGACCGCGCCGAACGCCAGCCGCGTCCTGATCGGTCTCGGCCTGCGCCCGCAGCTGGAGCGCATCCACACCGCCCCCCAGGACCAGGTCCGGCGGCGCTGGGCCGACGGCAGCGTGATCGCCCAGCTGCCGCTCGGCCAGCGCGTCGTCGACGTCTACGGCGCCCCGTACTGGCATTACCACCGGGCCGACCTGCACCGCGTCCTGCACGACGCCTGCCTGGACCCGGACGGGCCGGGGCCGGTCGTCGACGTGCACACCGACGCGAAGGTCGTCGAGCTCGACCGCACCGACCCGGACCGGCCGGTCGCGGTCACCGCCCGCGGGGGCCGGTTCGGCGGTGACCTGCTGGTCGGTGCCGACGGGATCCGCTCGGCCGTCCGCGACCTCGCGGGCTTCGACGACACGCTCGCGTTCTCCGGCGAGATGGCCTACCGGGCGTTGATCCCCGGCGACCTGATCGCCGCCGACCCGGCCACCCGGTTCCTGCTCGACCGCTACCACTCGACGATCTGGTATGGCCCGGACAAGCACCTGGTGCACTACATGATCCGCCAGGGCGAGTGCCTGAACGTCGTCGCGATCGTCCCGTGCACCGAGCAGGTGCGCCGGGACTGGAGCGGCCCGGCGACCGCGGACGACATGGTCGCCGACTTCGCCGACTGGGACGACCGGGTCCCGGCGATGCTGTCCAAGGCCAAGGACGACGTCTCCGCCTGGGCCCTGTACCGCCGCCGCCGCGACCCGGTGTGGGTCGACGGCCGCGTCGCGCTGCTCGGCGACGCCTGCCACGCGATGCTGCCCTACCAGGCACAGGGCGCGTCCCAGGCGATGGAGGACGCGGCGGTGCTCGCCGAGGAGCTGGCCGCGGCCGGGCGTGCCGGCATCGACGGCGCGCTCTCCCGCTACGTGCACCGGCGGGCCAAGCACGCCGGGATGGTGCAGGACGCCTCCCTGCGCAACATGGACTTCTACCACCTGCCCGACGGCCCGGAGCAGCGTGCGCGCGACGAGAAGCTGCGCCGCTTCGACGGTGAGTCGGACGTCTCCTACGACTGGCTCTGGCGCGGATCGCCACTGCACGATCCGGACAACGAGGCCATCACCTACCAGTTCGCCCGCTGA
- a CDS encoding MarR family winged helix-turn-helix transcriptional regulator: protein MGEPLRRRAQKPAVAAAPPADLVAAPGYGARRMYQAYLAAWNRHVDAVLTGPQFAVLSAIRAYPGSDQSSLASAVALDTSTMADVCRRMERRGLISRTESPRDARRKILALTDDGVSALEEVTRRTRRLDRELLAALPEERRGEIAGLLNALGAHWEAVAERGHLDDPA, encoded by the coding sequence TTGGGCGAGCCGCTCCGCCGCCGGGCGCAGAAACCGGCCGTCGCCGCCGCCCCGCCCGCGGACCTGGTCGCCGCCCCCGGATACGGCGCCCGGCGGATGTACCAGGCCTACCTCGCCGCCTGGAACCGGCACGTCGACGCCGTCCTGACCGGTCCGCAGTTCGCGGTCCTGTCCGCAATCCGCGCCTACCCGGGCTCGGACCAGAGCTCGCTGGCGAGCGCGGTCGCGCTGGACACCTCGACGATGGCCGACGTCTGCCGGCGGATGGAACGCCGCGGGCTGATCTCCCGCACCGAGTCGCCCCGGGACGCCCGGCGCAAGATCCTCGCCCTCACCGACGACGGCGTCAGCGCCCTCGAGGAGGTCACCCGCCGGACCCGCCGCCTGGACCGGGAGCTGCTGGCAGCGCTCCCCGAGGAGCGCCGCGGCGAGATCGCCGGCCTGCTCAACGCCCTGGGCGCGCACTGGGAGGCGGTCGCCGAGCGCGGCCACCTGGACGACCCCGCGTAG
- a CDS encoding NAD-binding protein: protein MTSPLLALLLGRADDDRRRRRRRVPVASTEQAEATIFLVLRHMRAPLIVLITIFAVSVLGLALIPGAAGVPMSFFDAFYVMSYTASTIGFGELPEPFTADQRLWVTISIYLTVVGWAYAIGTLLSLLQDRAFRDAVALHRFTRRVRRLREPFFLVVGHDRTGQLLCRLLDDIGRRVVVIDNRADRIEALELRAYRADVPGLVADARDPERLALAGLANPHCDAVLALTDDDEANLAVAMTVALQRPDLRVVARTGSTSVAHRMRTFGDPWVVNAFDRFGDHLRIAMHAPASLQLMMWLEGGPGAPLPTHGRLPAGGRWIMCGYGRFGREFTTDLRAEGLDVVVVESSPGRAGNHGVDIIGEGYDPDVLARAGVEDAIGLVAGTNSDTANLSAVAEARRLNPALFVIARQNRPENAPLFAAIGPDALLVPADVVAHEVFAQLSTPLLWRFLQEVSRQTDAWSRAVIDRLAGTCGARLKDVWKVVLDPAEAPSMTAWLASGTATLGDVLRDPDGREHRLAVVVLMVLRGDDGMLVPGDDLVLAPGDQLLLTGDAAARRGLDTTLVNDGAREYVRTGRHVPTGWLWRRLTGYREALPGDALTGTRRDRPDT, encoded by the coding sequence GTGACGTCGCCGCTCCTCGCGCTGCTGCTCGGCCGGGCCGACGACGACCGGCGCCGACGGCGCCGGCGGGTGCCGGTCGCCTCCACCGAGCAGGCCGAGGCCACGATCTTCCTGGTGCTGCGGCACATGCGTGCCCCGCTGATCGTCCTCATCACGATCTTCGCGGTCAGCGTGCTCGGGCTGGCGCTCATCCCCGGCGCGGCCGGCGTGCCGATGAGCTTCTTCGACGCCTTCTACGTCATGAGCTACACCGCGTCGACGATCGGGTTCGGTGAGCTACCCGAGCCGTTCACCGCCGACCAGCGGCTGTGGGTCACGATCTCGATCTACCTCACCGTCGTCGGCTGGGCGTACGCCATCGGCACGCTGCTCTCGCTGCTGCAGGACCGGGCGTTCCGCGACGCCGTCGCGCTGCACCGGTTCACCCGCCGGGTCCGGCGCCTGCGCGAGCCGTTCTTCCTGGTCGTGGGGCACGACCGCACGGGGCAGCTGCTCTGCCGGCTGCTCGACGACATCGGCCGGCGGGTCGTCGTGATCGACAACCGGGCCGACCGGATCGAGGCGCTGGAGCTGCGGGCGTACCGGGCGGACGTGCCCGGCCTGGTCGCCGACGCCCGCGACCCGGAGCGGCTCGCGCTCGCCGGGCTCGCGAACCCGCACTGCGACGCCGTCCTGGCCCTCACCGACGACGACGAGGCCAACCTGGCGGTCGCCATGACCGTCGCTCTGCAGCGCCCCGACCTGCGGGTGGTGGCACGCACCGGATCCACGTCGGTCGCGCACCGGATGCGGACCTTCGGCGATCCCTGGGTGGTGAACGCGTTCGACCGGTTCGGCGACCACCTCCGCATCGCCATGCACGCGCCGGCGTCGCTGCAGCTGATGATGTGGCTGGAGGGCGGCCCGGGTGCACCGCTGCCCACCCACGGCCGCCTCCCGGCCGGGGGCCGCTGGATCATGTGCGGCTACGGGCGGTTCGGTCGCGAGTTCACCACCGACCTGCGCGCGGAAGGGCTCGACGTCGTGGTCGTCGAGTCGTCCCCGGGGCGGGCCGGCAACCACGGGGTCGACATCATCGGCGAGGGCTACGACCCCGACGTGCTGGCCCGCGCCGGGGTCGAGGACGCGATCGGGCTGGTCGCGGGCACCAACAGCGACACCGCGAACCTGTCGGCGGTCGCCGAGGCCCGCCGGCTCAACCCCGCACTGTTCGTGATCGCCCGCCAGAACCGGCCGGAGAACGCCCCGCTGTTCGCCGCGATCGGGCCCGACGCGCTGCTGGTACCGGCCGACGTGGTGGCGCACGAGGTGTTCGCGCAGCTGTCCACGCCGCTGCTGTGGCGGTTCCTGCAGGAGGTGTCCCGGCAGACCGACGCGTGGTCGCGGGCCGTGATCGACCGGCTGGCGGGCACCTGCGGGGCCCGGCTGAAGGACGTGTGGAAGGTGGTGCTGGACCCGGCCGAGGCACCGTCGATGACGGCCTGGCTCGCCTCCGGCACCGCCACCCTCGGTGACGTGCTGCGCGACCCCGACGGCCGGGAGCACCGGCTCGCCGTCGTCGTGCTCATGGTGCTGCGCGGCGACGACGGCATGCTGGTGCCCGGCGACGACCTGGTGCTCGCCCCGGGCGACCAGCTGCTGCTCACCGGCGACGCCGCGGCCCGCCGCGGCCTCGACACCACGCTGGTCAACGACGGGGCGCGCGAGTACGTGCGCACCGGGCGGCACGTGCCCACCGGCTGGCTGTGGCGGCGCCTGACCGGCTACCGGGAGGCGCTGCCCGGCGATGCGCTCACCGGCACGCGCCGTGATCGTCCGGACACGTAG
- a CDS encoding DUF6394 family protein — protein MNLEKVIFGFFVLLAATLNFGFFLGDIDDPAVHNIYELFAAIVISLIATVLKFGDRTQIGAVHLATSLVADLQLVAAAMVWGYFAHSSAEGVTAASTASVVSLSGGALLANAVSVVLLVVETVSFHRR, from the coding sequence ATGAACCTGGAAAAGGTGATCTTCGGGTTCTTCGTGCTCCTCGCCGCCACCCTGAACTTCGGGTTCTTCCTCGGCGACATCGACGACCCGGCCGTCCACAACATCTACGAGCTGTTCGCCGCGATCGTGATCAGCCTGATCGCGACCGTCCTGAAGTTCGGCGACCGCACCCAGATCGGGGCCGTGCACCTGGCCACCAGCCTCGTCGCCGACCTGCAGCTCGTCGCCGCCGCGATGGTGTGGGGCTACTTCGCCCACTCGTCGGCCGAGGGGGTCACCGCGGCGTCGACGGCCAGCGTCGTGTCGCTCTCGGGCGGCGCGCTGCTGGCCAACGCCGTGTCGGTGGTCCTGCTGGTCGTCGAGACCGTGTCGTTCCACCGCAGGTAG
- a CDS encoding TetR/AcrR family transcriptional regulator — MVTGSRPALRADAARNRELLLAAAVRAFTAESTGGPPATLDGIAKDAGVGIGTLYRHFPNRDALVEAVYRSELDRLCAAADTLRAELPADRALRAWMDRFVDYVITKKHLADSLHALVACGRNPFAQSRERMVHAVRSLQEAGIADGTLRSDVDAADVLVGTSGICMAVASPEGRDQAGRLLDLLVDGLRARRGPGDRPDR, encoded by the coding sequence ATGGTCACCGGGTCCCGTCCGGCCCTGCGCGCGGACGCCGCCCGCAACCGTGAACTGCTGCTCGCCGCGGCCGTCCGGGCGTTCACCGCGGAGAGCACCGGCGGCCCGCCGGCCACCCTGGACGGCATCGCGAAGGACGCCGGGGTCGGCATCGGCACCCTCTACCGGCACTTCCCGAACCGGGACGCGCTCGTCGAGGCCGTCTACCGCAGCGAGCTGGACCGGCTCTGCGCGGCCGCCGACACGCTGCGGGCCGAGCTCCCGGCCGACCGGGCGCTGCGCGCCTGGATGGACCGCTTCGTCGACTACGTGATCACCAAGAAGCACCTCGCCGACTCGCTGCACGCGCTCGTCGCCTGCGGGCGGAACCCGTTCGCGCAGAGCCGGGAGCGGATGGTCCACGCTGTGCGCTCGCTGCAGGAGGCCGGCATCGCCGACGGCACCCTGCGCTCCGACGTCGACGCCGCCGACGTGCTCGTCGGCACCAGCGGCATCTGCATGGCCGTCGCCTCCCCGGAGGGCCGCGACCAGGCCGGGCGACTGCTCGACCTGCTGGTCGACGGGCTCCGCGCGCGCCGAGGCCCAGGAGATCGTCCGGACCGTTAG
- a CDS encoding SDR family NAD(P)-dependent oxidoreductase: MSDTPEAPAIDPIAVPTADEVLAGVDLTGRRAVVTGATTGVGLETARALARAGAEVTLAVRDADAGAVARAAIVADTGNEQIRVGELDLADQRSIARFVRLWDGPLHMLVHAAAVTGAPLTRTAEEWELHLAVHHLGPAALGSGLHWALTAVDGARVVTVSPAADRLAPFDLEDPHFVGTRYDPALADARSRTAAVLYTAEAARRWSGDGIAVNVAHPGQDLRTPEQGAGTVVLAAASPLAGGISGGFFSDGAETGHAVDPVLARRVWRWTERTLREVWFAGLPVVA, from the coding sequence ATGTCCGACACCCCCGAGGCCCCTGCCATCGATCCCATTGCCGTCCCGACCGCCGACGAGGTGCTCGCTGGTGTCGACCTGACCGGCCGGCGCGCGGTCGTCACCGGCGCCACCACCGGCGTCGGGCTGGAGACCGCCCGTGCCCTGGCCCGCGCCGGCGCCGAGGTCACCCTCGCCGTCCGCGACGCCGACGCCGGTGCGGTCGCCCGCGCCGCGATCGTCGCCGACACCGGCAACGAGCAGATCCGGGTCGGTGAGCTCGACCTGGCCGACCAGCGCTCGATCGCCCGGTTCGTCCGCCTCTGGGACGGGCCGCTGCACATGCTCGTGCACGCCGCCGCCGTCACGGGGGCGCCGCTCACCCGCACCGCCGAGGAGTGGGAGCTGCACCTGGCCGTCCACCACCTCGGGCCCGCCGCGCTCGGCTCGGGCCTGCACTGGGCGCTCACCGCCGTCGACGGCGCCCGGGTGGTCACCGTGTCACCCGCCGCGGACCGGCTCGCGCCGTTCGACCTCGAGGACCCGCACTTCGTGGGCACCCGCTACGACCCCGCGCTGGCCGACGCCCGGTCCCGGACCGCCGCCGTGCTGTACACGGCCGAGGCGGCCCGGCGCTGGTCCGGCGACGGGATCGCGGTGAACGTCGCCCACCCCGGCCAGGATCTCCGGACGCCCGAGCAGGGCGCCGGGACCGTCGTGCTGGCCGCGGCGTCCCCGCTGGCCGGCGGGATCAGCGGCGGCTTCTTCTCCGACGGCGCCGAGACCGGGCACGCCGTCGACCCGGTCCTCGCCCGGCGGGTGTGGCGCTGGACCGAGCGCACGCTGCGGGAGGTGTGGTTCGCGGGGCTGCCGGTCGTGGCGTGA
- a CDS encoding HNH endonuclease signature motif containing protein — MVEVVELIDRAAGLPPGPELAAVLAELAWEKLPNDRLVEVLQARDRQLAHEHAGFYAGLVEISHAAALADLPDGPAARAGAVLRSEDQFEWAAGEIAAGLTWTRARAERELGFATTLCQRLPWVFTALEEGRIDLAKARVLVDYLDPGTGDLTAEQARKLCDRFLPQAPGWTTAQLRDRLYRALLHLNPALRRRRYQRAVQARGLVLYLDPHTGTATLTGTGLPADEAAAAAARLDRLAAACRRAGHPGTLAQISTDLYLGMLDGAFHGLTEAEIIDRLLACPRPEDQPTDTADTGASGDTAATGTGNSGTGDSGTSESGTGYSDSVGTLVDDSGDRAGDTDASPDANTDAEGDYEGASGADVERDADVERDADVERDADAERDADAERDADAERGADAERDADGDSAADVHSAAGSDSAGNPPAAEQPAQDRWAHDRVATREGIELRVGLGTLAGRDDRPGDIPGLGPITAHTARTAATTQRRGARWIFAITDPDGYLLLAGPLRRRPRTRAPNGPNPPGTPNRENPPGAPSGAPPVRGGVVELHISLDELDRYAADPGLADWHPLLAEIARAWADRDTRRTRLDADPTARFARGPLATHIHVRDRTCIGPGCTRPARRSELDHTTDHDHGGPTVPANIGPACGRHHADKDRGWTLTQPEPGRFCWKSPLGRTYRTRGEPVRPDLPDPEPTAPESQEHEQPGEQSAAEVDGDLRKHDTPLLQRPATNPPLPPPPKPRPERKPDDEPPPF; from the coding sequence ATGGTCGAGGTGGTGGAGCTGATCGACCGGGCAGCGGGATTGCCGCCCGGCCCGGAGCTGGCCGCCGTCCTGGCCGAACTGGCGTGGGAGAAGCTGCCCAACGACCGGCTGGTCGAGGTGCTGCAGGCCCGGGACCGGCAGCTGGCCCACGAGCACGCCGGGTTCTACGCCGGGCTGGTGGAGATCAGCCACGCGGCCGCGCTGGCCGACCTGCCCGACGGCCCCGCCGCCCGGGCGGGGGCGGTGCTGCGCTCGGAGGACCAGTTCGAGTGGGCGGCCGGGGAGATCGCGGCCGGGCTGACCTGGACCCGGGCCCGCGCCGAGCGCGAGCTCGGGTTCGCCACCACCCTGTGCCAGCGGCTGCCGTGGGTGTTCACCGCCCTCGAGGAGGGTCGGATCGACCTGGCCAAGGCCCGGGTGCTGGTCGACTACCTCGACCCCGGCACCGGGGACCTCACCGCCGAGCAGGCCCGGAAGCTGTGCGACCGGTTCCTGCCCCAGGCGCCGGGGTGGACCACCGCCCAGCTGCGCGACCGGCTCTACCGGGCCCTGCTGCACCTGAACCCGGCCCTGCGGCGGCGCCGCTACCAGCGTGCCGTGCAGGCCCGCGGCCTGGTGCTCTACCTGGACCCGCACACCGGCACCGCCACCCTGACCGGCACCGGGCTACCCGCCGACGAGGCCGCCGCCGCGGCCGCCCGCCTGGACCGGCTGGCCGCCGCCTGCCGGCGGGCCGGACACCCCGGCACCCTGGCCCAGATCAGCACGGACCTGTACCTGGGGATGCTCGACGGCGCCTTCCACGGCCTGACCGAGGCCGAGATCATCGACCGGCTCCTGGCCTGCCCACGCCCGGAAGACCAGCCCACCGACACCGCGGACACCGGCGCCAGCGGCGACACCGCCGCCACCGGCACCGGGAACAGCGGCACCGGGGATTCAGGCACGAGTGAGTCCGGCACCGGCTACAGCGACTCGGTCGGCACCCTTGTCGATGACTCCGGCGACCGGGCCGGCGACACCGACGCCAGCCCGGACGCCAACACCGACGCCGAGGGCGATTACGAGGGCGCCTCCGGCGCCGATGTCGAGCGCGACGCCGATGTCGAGCGCGACGCCGATGTCGAGCGCGACGCCGATGCCGAGCGCGACGCCGATGCCGAGCGCGACGCCGATGCCGAGCGCGGCGCCGATGCCGAGCGCGACGCCGACGGCGACTCCGCGGCTGACGTCCACTCGGCCGCCGGTTCCGACTCGGCCGGGAACCCGCCCGCCGCCGAACAGCCGGCCCAGGACCGGTGGGCGCACGACCGGGTCGCCACCCGCGAAGGCATCGAACTCCGCGTCGGACTCGGCACCCTGGCCGGCCGCGACGACCGCCCCGGCGACATCCCCGGCCTCGGCCCGATCACCGCCCACACCGCCCGCACCGCCGCCACCACCCAACGCCGCGGCGCCCGCTGGATCTTCGCCATCACCGACCCCGACGGCTACCTCCTGCTGGCCGGCCCCCTGCGCCGCCGCCCCCGCACCCGTGCCCCGAACGGCCCGAACCCGCCCGGCACACCGAACCGGGAGAACCCGCCCGGCGCCCCGTCGGGCGCGCCGCCGGTGCGCGGCGGCGTCGTCGAGCTCCACATCAGCCTCGACGAACTCGACCGCTATGCCGCCGACCCCGGGCTGGCCGATTGGCACCCACTGCTGGCCGAGATCGCCCGCGCCTGGGCCGACCGCGACACCCGGCGCACCCGACTCGACGCCGATCCCACCGCCCGGTTCGCCCGCGGACCACTGGCCACCCACATCCACGTCCGCGACCGCACCTGCATCGGCCCCGGCTGCACCCGCCCGGCCCGACGCTCCGAGCTCGACCACACCACCGACCACGACCACGGCGGACCGACCGTGCCGGCCAACATCGGGCCCGCCTGCGGCCGCCACCACGCCGACAAGGACCGCGGCTGGACCCTGACCCAACCCGAACCCGGCCGGTTCTGCTGGAAGAGCCCCTTGGGGCGCACCTACCGCACCCGCGGCGAACCCGTCCGCCCCGACCTCCCCGACCCCGAGCCGACCGCGCCCGAGTCGCAGGAGCACGAGCAGCCGGGCGAGCAGAGCGCCGCCGAAGTCGACGGGGACCTGCGGAAACACGACACACCGCTGCTGCAACGCCCGGCGACCAACCCGCCCCTGCCACCACCACCGAAACCGAGACCGGAACGGAAGCCGGACGACGAGCCGCCACCGTTCTGA